Proteins from one Ranitomeya variabilis isolate aRanVar5 chromosome 1, aRanVar5.hap1, whole genome shotgun sequence genomic window:
- the LOC143776663 gene encoding SERTA domain-containing protein 2-like, translating to MLGRGLKRKVNDCEETMSDFPCAYDCNRAMPYSHQRQLVLNMCLNKLQSYKMLAEPNLHRSVLIANTVRQIQEETRQETSQLPGVMGGDIPSNLMYPGSDSLDSSLNVPFVINTDLTRDPWPNENPLDSLMEVTDDDMSSAISSILKDLDFVEDISPSPNQGPAADEPSKPMESGCKGEKLDVKGTECVFGSFELTSSTSYLKDLSVDDIFDDIDTSMYDSDFSFSSLMSPRLQPAIEEPLKLYTMCNNTSNSNLQPCRTDLNDLDHIMEILVGS from the coding sequence ATGCTTGGTAGAGGACTTAAACGCAAAGTAAATGATTGTGAAGAGACCATGAGTGACTTTCCTTGTGCCTACGATTGCAACCGAGCCATGCCATACAGTCATCAAAGGCAACTGGTGCTCAACATGTGCCTCAACAAACTGCAAAGCTATAAAATGCTGGCGGAACCCAACCTGCACCGATCTGTTCTCATAGCCAATACAGTCCGTCAGATTCAGGAGGAAACGAGGCAGGAGACAAGCCAGCTGCCAGGCGTCATGGGGGGTGACATCCCCTCCAACCTAATGTACCCAGGAAGTGATTCCTTAGACTCCTCGCTAAACGTACCCTTTGTAATTAATACTGACTTAACAAGAGATCCCTGGCCTAATGAGAACCCGTTGGACAGTCTGATGGAGGTCACAGATGATGACATGTCTTCTGCTATTTCATCAATTCTTAAGGATCTCGACTTTGTTGAGGACATCAGCCCATCTCCaaaccagggtcctgctgctgatgAGCCATCAAAGCCCATGGAAAGTGGATGCAAAGGTGAAAAGCTGGATGTTAAGGGAACAGAATGCGTTTTTGGTTCTTTCGAACTGACCAGTTCCACCAGTTACTTAAAGGACCTGTCGGTGGATGACATTTTTGACGACATTGACACTTCTATGTACGACTCAGATTTCAGCTTTTCCTCTTTGATGTCTCCAAGATTGCAGCCGGCGATAGAGGAACCCCTCAAGCTCTATACCATGTGCAATAACACCTCAAACAGTAACTTGCAGCCCTGCAGGACGGATTTGAATGATCTGGACCACATCATGGAGATTCTAGTAGGGTCCTGA